From Portunus trituberculatus isolate SZX2019 chromosome 50, ASM1759143v1, whole genome shotgun sequence, the proteins below share one genomic window:
- the LOC123499812 gene encoding head-specific guanylate cyclase-like, giving the protein MTCPFSNARVPGVEDGGSVGGSGGGRVVGAAGGRMWERGTSIDTTSGGGSPVRQLGSVQERVSSYTRMTRSPSEPVVVRRKTSSSSTSSRRSGGDVRSRLKPQQEDGDDNTPLLTPARDSPDPNQPLSIHNLTEAVWCFITIPADQVLLSLDTLLRSGDLEWRALRRKLSIVAESVREWDDWHLDDLLTTLITQLEVDPEEFMRRLGREYVRECRRQYGKALQCLGYNLEGFLTNLTGLCDIIKTNANLRTKNDVPSLVCNRQGDKVVLHFFTNREPIRYFVGGVIEGVSQQIFSKDVRVSCDKCDTPNGDRTNHRFYFKYSTEEVCSESSGGVGGDSGGEGRTSAQNGQVEGTSAGGGEGEVPSHPKVINAASSNPKDSKISVSSFCKAFPWHFVCDRNMRITQLGSGLLQVFGDQPVRQKHEVTSCFTLTSPEGTSLTYEQVLLRINTAFVLAIKYQVSSRHKLKNMEFKGQMVDCPESDSILFVGSPLLDGLSALTSCGLFLSDISIHDATRDVILVGEQSRAQDGLKRRMAQLKDSIEETNNAVDKEREKNVSLLHLIFPPDIAKRLWLGEVIQAEKHDKVTMLFSDIVGFTSICATATPIMVINMLQDLYTQFDAFCGQLDVYKVETIGDAYCVAGNLHRRSSWHAHQVAWMALKMMYSCTSHTTHDGQPIQMRIGLHTGPVLAGVVGTAMPRYCMFGSNVTIANQFESTSEPLRIHISPTTHRILAATPGWSFTPRDRDCLPKNFPAEEPGIPWFLDAYYFGDLPSNTSLPDHIDAAMRALSLEPS; this is encoded by the exons ATGACGTGCCCCTTCAGCAATGCCCGCGTGCCAGGGGTCGAAGATGGAGGGAGTGTTGGCGGGAGTGGCGGCGGGCGTGTTGTGGGGGCCGCCGGGGGACGTATGTGGGAAAGAGGCACCTCCATTGACACCACCAGCGGAGGAGGGAGCCCTGTCAGACAGCTGGGCAGCGTGCAGGAGAGAGTCAGCTCCTACACCAGGATGACTCGATCTCCCTCTGAGCCTGTGGTGGTGCGGCgtaagacctcctcctcctccacctcctccaggcGCAGTGGTGGGGATGTACGCAGTCGATTGAAGCCCCAGCAGGAGGACGGGGATGACAACACGCCCCTGCTCACCCCGGCACGCGACTCCCCAGACCCCAACCAGCCACTCAGCATCCATAACCTGACGGAGGCGGTGTGGTGCTTCATAACAATaccg GCTGACCAAGTGCTGCTCTCCCTGGACACTCTCCTACGTTCTGGTGACCTGGAATGGCGCGCCCTTAG GCGGAAACTGAGCATAGTGGCGGAGAGTGTACGGGAGTGGGACGACTGGCACCTAGATGACCTGCTCACCACTCTCATCACACAGCTTG AAGTCGATCCAGAGGAGTTTATGCGGCGTCTTGGGCGGGAGTACGTGCGGGAGTGTCGCCGGCAGTATGGCAAGGCCCTGCAGTGTCTTGGCTACAACCTGGAGGGCTTCCTCACCAACCTGACAGGCCTGTGTGACATTATCAAGACCAACGCCAACCTGAGGACCAAGAATGACGTGCCGAGCCTCGTCTGCAACCGTCAGGGGGACAAGGTCGTGCTGCACTTCTTCACCAACAGAGAGCCTATCAGATACTTCGTGGGCGGCGTCATTGAGGGTGTGAGTCAACAGATCTTCTCCAAGGACGTCAGAGTCTCATGCGACAAGTGCGACACTCCCAACGGCGACCGCACCAATCACCGGTTCTACTTCAAGTACTCGACGGAGGAAGTTTGTAGCGAGtcgagtggtggtgttggtggggacagtggtggtgagggaaggacgAGTGCTCAGAACGGCCAGGTTGAGGGTAccagtgcaggtggtggtgaaggagaggttCCGTCTCACCCGAAAGTCATCAATGCCGCCTCCTCCAACCCCAAAGACTCCAAAATAAGCGTCAGCAGCTTCTGTAAGGCCTTCCCGTGGCACTTCGTATGCGACAGGAACATGAGGATAACGCAATTGGGGTCAGGCCTTTTGCAG GTATTTGGTGATCAGCCGGTGCGTCAGAAGCATGAGGTGACTTCGTGCTTCACTCTCACATCACCGGAGGGCACGAGTCTCACGTATGAGCAGGTGCTGTTACGCATCAACACTGCCTTCGTGCTGGCCATCAAGTACCAAGTCAGCTCCAGACACAAGCTGAAG AACATGGAATTCAAAGGACAAATGGTGGACTGTCCGGAGAGCGACTCCATTCTATTCGTAGGATCACCTCTTCTGGACGGCCTTAGCGCTCTCACCTCCTGCGGGCTCTTCCTCTCTGACATCTCCATCCACGACGCCACGAGGGACGTTATACTCGTCGGGGAGCAATCCAGAGCtcag GACGGTCTGAAGCGCAGGATGGCTCAGCTGAAGGACTCTATAGAGGAGACGAATAATGCCGTtgacaaggaaagggagaagaacgtgtcccttcttcatcttatctttCCACCTGATATTGCGAAGCGGCTTTGGCTGG gtGAAGTGATCCAGGCAGAGAAACATGACAAAGTTACCATGCTGTTCAGTGACATTGTGGGCTTCACCTCCATCTGCGCCACCGCCACGCCCATCATGGTTATTAACATGCTGCAGGACCTCTATACACAGTTCGACGCTTTCTGTGGCCAGCTGGACGtgtacaag GTGGAGACTATTGGAGACGCGTACTGTGTGGCGGGCAACCTCCACCGACGCAGTTCGTGGCACGCCCATCAGGTGGCGTGGATGGCGCTTAAGATGATGTACTCCTGCACTTCCCACACCACGCATGACGGCCAGCCTATCCAGATGCGCATAGGCCTACACACGGGGCCGgtgctggcaggggtggtggggACAGCCATGCCTCGCTACTGCATGTTTGGTTCCAATGTCACTATCGCCAACCAATTCGAATCCACTTCTGAGCCACTTCGAATCCACATCAGCCCGACAACTCATAG